The genomic stretch GGCCGGGGGTCCGAACCGCAATCAAGGCTTGAACAGGCTGATGTTGGCCGTGCGTGACATGATGGCCAACTTCCACTTCAACGACCTGGAGGTGCCTCGGGAGGACAATCCTGAGGGCGAGGGGGACTGGGACTGAACTGTTCAGACACTGTGCCCAGAGCTGTGCAATCATGTTCCTGATTTCGTTTCTGGTTGGAGTTAACCAGTTCCCAAGTAGAAATGCTGACCATGCCATCACGTGTGTTTTTTTCTCCCTCTAAATGGAGTGGGTTATGCTCTGTGAGTGAGCGTCCTCCAGTGTCCTCGGAAATAGCCCCAGAAGCCGTGAGCCCCACACTGAATGAACCATGTGCCTCACACTTTGGAGTTGGTAACATGGTGCAGAGAAGGGTTTTCCCCGAGTCCGCAGTACCAGGACCCTACCTGCTCCTTGCTAAGGGCACTGAACCTTCACACATGCTACACCCAGCATGTTGGCAGTGCTggggtcaaacccagggcctggcacacAATCTACCACTGAATGACAGTCCCAGCCTGAGGATCTTACTAGAAAACTTGGAGGGCTGGAAATGTGTCTCAGCTAGTAGACTGTTTGCTTCGTGTGCACAACCCTTAGGATTCGATCTCCAGCACAGCACAAACCAGCAGTGTGAGTGTTCATGTGTACTCAGCACCCAAGCACAGAGCGcaagaggattaagagttcagaaccatcctctgctatagtGAGCTCAGAGCCGGTCTTAGTTccatgagatcccatctcaacaAAGGGTTGGGGCATGAGGGGCCTAGGATAGGaagagaagtaaaaaaaaaaaaaaaaaaaaaagtttgaagcaGGAAATTGTCCTAAGCAGGTAAGAAATACTTTACAGAGATTAAAGGGTGTTTGATCTAGGGATGAGTGGAGAACCCTGACCAAGAACCCCAGTCCAGGGACGGACGAAGACTACAGCCAGGCAAGGCCTGAGGCCCGTGTCTCATAAGCCATCTGTCTGTGGAAAGATCCAGGCTGCCGAGGTTACAGGCTGTCAGGTCTCTCTAGGCAGTGCTGAGGGTTTGCACcccagcagaggctggaggaggcaCCCATGGGCTCTTGTCTGGGAGCAGGGTCTTAGCTGTGTGAGGGCCAGTGAGGGCTCCTAAGCCTTGGTCCAATGATGCCTTCCTGGGAGTCTACATGTTTCCGATATCACTGGATGATTTACTATGGAGTAGGAACAAATAAAGCATGATTTAGGAGTGTCCTGAGCTATCACAATGGCTCAGTGAGTATAGGCACTGGCTGCGTCCAATCCCCAGGCCTCCCACAGTGGACAGTGAGAGCCAACTCCTGTagcttgtcttctgacctccacacacatgcacatgtgcacaccgACGGAAATACACCCAAGAAATGGAAAAGGGATGGCTTGGGTTAAAGCACTGTGCAGAGGACCAGGCTGGGAACTTAAGCACACATGGTAGGTGACTCATAACTAcccataattccagctccagcGAACAAACAAGGGcatagaaattaagaaaaatacttttaggggttggggatttagctcagtggtagagcgcttgcctagcaagcgcaaggccctgggtttggtccccagctccggaaaaaaaaaaaaaaaaaaaagattttaacaGGTGCTCTGGGGCAAGGGGTCCTAGATGTGACTGAACAGGGTCCCAGAGCACTGCCCCTTCTACAGGATATCGAGGGCTGACTGGTACCCATCTATAGTCAGCCTATGTGTCatagcccatttttttttaagtttatttatttattatatttaagtacactgtagctgtcttcagacacaccagaagagggcatcagatctcattccagatggctgtgagccaccatgtggttgctgggatttgaactcaggacctctggaagagcagttagtgctcttaaccactgagccatctctccagccctcatagcCCATTTCTAAGTTGGCCATTTGCAGGAGGGACTCCGTGTTCAACGTGCATTCTTGGTAagaggtcacaggtcacaggtcaCATGAATTGGTGCTGTATCTCTGTGTTTTTCTCCAGCATGAGTTGGCAAGGCCATGAAGTCTGGATGCAGGTTCTGCTACTTTTGCTCGTGGGTCAGCAGGACCTGGGGAAGGCAGGCCTGAGGGGCATAGCTCCTACCATTTGCCTACCCACTCCTGGGTTTGGTGGGATGGTCATACCCTGTCCCAGGGAGGGTTACTGCGGAGATAGATGGTCCTAACTCAATGTGTAAATCCCAGTTTCCGAGTTGGAATGCCCTGTGGTGAGTTTGAgctgaggggaggagggagggattgCCTAGGAATGGGGTGTGTTCTGGAAATGACAAGCAAGCACAGAAAACCTGGCATCCTGCCTCTTCCTTTCAGCAGCTGTAAGTCCATCCAGATGAGGATGTGACATCTGGAGCTGCAGCAGCTGTTCTGCAACCTCGAGACAACACATTCCAAAATGAAGAGTCACACTCTAGAAACAGTGAAGCAGAGGATGCCCTAGGCCTTCGGAACCATCCCACCTCCaggcctgtctcctgagaggccgtCGATggtcagcctcagcctcagaactgtTGCTCAGACTTTCAACTGAATCCATTTCTAAtggtgaaaaataaaaccagTCCCTCACACCATCTGTGGATCATCATCGGGAAAAgtaactttttgagacagggtctcactgtgtagcccgtagtggcctggagcttgctctgtagtccaggctgcccttgctctgtagaccaggctggcctcagatcagcctgcctctgtctcccaaatgttaggattaaaagagtgtaccaccacacctaacCTGCATGTCATCGAAACAGCTTTAAAGTCTGGCCTGTCGCCCAGGTAGGGGCGATAGTGTATCCCGCTCCTCCCGCTCCTCCCTGGTCCCTCCTCAGTCTCACAAGAGGTGCCTGCCTATGTGTCCTGTGCAGAATTGTGGGTTCTTTGTGCATTTCCATGTAGTCAGGGAGAAAACTTGTTTGTTGCCTCTCAGAGAAAgttcaaaagaaatgaaagactttcaaACAAAGACATGGTGACATGgcctttttaactttttttttttttaatgtgtgtgggtgtttgcctgaatgtgtgtctgtgcaccttgTACAtgcccacagaaaccagaaaaggatatACAAAAAGGCTGTTGGATACCTTGAAACTGGAGTCAcagtatttctttttcctttctcttttttgttgtttgtatattttgagacaggatttctctgtgtagctctggttgtcctgtcctggaacttgcactgtaggtaaggctggcctcgaactcacagagatctgcctcctgagtgctcaggTTAAAGGTATGCGCTACCATGGCCCAGCTCTCACAAACATTTCTTAGTCACCTTGTGGATGCTGAAAACCagacctgtgtcctctggaagagcagccagtgctgttcaCCACCAAGCCGCCTAAGGCATGGGATTCCTGAGACTGTGCCGTCCTGTGTGACCAGAGCCAGAAGGGACATGTCTATTGCCTGAGGGCTTTGCAGATCTAAGGACAGCACCAGACCTCTCCCAGTGGAACGCAGGCTGCTCTGCGTCCTGGAGAGCTGCCCCCTTGGCAGTCTGCAGGcagtccctccccccccccccccccctaaGCAGGTTCTCAGTCCTCTGCCATTTTTCAGGTATTTCTCCCAGGACCACTGAGAAGTCAACCTTGAAGCATGCGTGGGGCCAAGGATAGCTGGCCCCAGCCGACCCCAGCACAGCATGAGCTGGCTTTCCCAGCACTGCTTCACTGTTCCCTTCTCTGGAGGTTCTAGCAGTTGTAACATCACCATCCAAATGAGTCCCACAGTGTGCATGGTCACCCTCCTCAACACTCATCAGCAGGGGCTTGCCAGAGAGGATGTGGCTGCCTGTGCCAGAGACCGTTTGGTTCTCCCACCCTTTGAAGTTAGATTGTCCGGAGGGTAAACTGTGCTTGTCTCAAAGAGTTCATTCTGAAGCCAGAAATACCAGCATCTCTGAAATGTGATGGCACGGAAAGTTAGGGCAGGGGACACTCAGTCTTTCATGTCccagaagtaaaaagaaaagttgaAGGAGGCCTAGGCATCGTGTGGCCTCAGAGGCTAGCCACGCCCTAGACCCACACACCTCCACAGCCATGGCTATGGCCAGCCCTTCAGACTTGAGACCTCCACCAGAAGCAGAATAAGGCACAGGTTGTAGGTGGCAGGCAGCCGTTCAGGCATCTGTGGAAGCTTGGGACACTCGGGACAACGCAGAGTTCCTCTCTCATCCTCTGTCCCTCTAACACGGGATACCTGAGGGTGTGAACAGTTTGTGAGACAGGTCCACCAGCGGTGTGGAAGGTGATTTGGCTGGATCTGTTAAAGCGGAAGGCACACCTGCCTCGTGCCTGAGTCTTCCGGTGGCATTCAGCATGAGCACGTGCTAGACGGTGTACAAGACAACTAGGTGGCTTAGTGTGCAGTCTAAGCTGGAAGACTGCTCTATGTAATGTTCCGAAATAGACCATTGACTGTTAGTCCTGAGGCCCAGGGAAGGCCCAGCATAACTGGTGTAAGTTGTGTCATATTTATTGATCCGGGAAAGTAGACCTGATCACGCTCGGCTTGGAGGCTGTCACTTCTGTTTGTCATTCACTGCAGGGTTGTTAAAAAGGTAAGTGGAGCAAAGGTCTGTaacagggttacatagtgagaccctgtctcaagacaacaGAAATGACTGTTACAAACACTGAAAGGGCCTCCAGCTAAATCCCACCCAACTCCAccgctgcctttttttttttttaagatttattcatttatataagtacactgtagctgtcttcagacacaccagaagagggtatcagatctcattacagatggttgtgagccaccatgtggttgctgggaattgaactcaggacctctggaagagcagtcggtgctcttaaccgctgagccatctctccagcccgccttttttttctttttaagattcatttattttatgtatatgaatacaccatAGCTgagttcagacacaccagaagagggcatcggatcccactacaaggagttgtgagccaccatgtggttgctgggaattgaactcagggcctctggaagagcagtcagtgctcttaacctctgagccatctctccagccccaccgcTGCCTTAAGTTATTCTCCTCACCTGTTTGCAGAAGGCGACATCCTGTGCCAATGAGACAGCATTGGGTACCATGGAGAGAGTCCAGCAGCAGCCAAGGGTGGGTTGATACCAGCACTGCGTGCTCTCCTGACCACTGAAGAGTCACATGCCCAGCTGCTGGCCCACAGAGGCTGGAGACAGACATCTGCCCTGATGTGGTTCCTAGCTCCAGGGCTGGCATGTGCTCCACAGCGGAAACGAGACTCCTCAAGGGAAGGGTTGGGAGCAGGGGGCATGAGAGTAAGAAGACAGGATGTGACTGTGACCAAAGCATGCTGGTAAATATAGCCTTTGGATCCCCTCTAGTCAGTCAGCTCCCAGGAACTATGAAGCTTCCCTCCACACCCAGAACTGTAGCTAAGGGAGGCTTTAGCAAGCTTGGGCCCATGAAGGACATAAGGTAGTGTCAGCCCTGCCAGAGCTCTTCTGAGCCCACTGGTATGGGgctacttcctgcctcagcccagcCCCTAACACTAACCTGAAGTCAGTATTGCTGCACGAACACAGCTTCAGCTTCAGGTAGAAATGCCACTGCCATGCTTCTAACAGAGCGTGTGAGTGATGGTGGGAGGCAGGGGGGCCTCATTCACAGGCAGCACAGCATGGGAGTGGAAGGAGGTTTTGGACGACTCAGGAAAGtgatttttgagatgggtttgGAAGTTTAGGTAGGGCTACACAGGGCAGGTTCTATCTAGTGAGGCTGGATGCCTGAAAGGGATTGTCAAGTCACAGGGGCTTTGAACACAAAAGGGAGATGCAAGACCCCGGGTTGGAGTCTGAAGCTAGGTTTTCCAGTTTCTCCTTGCTACTTATGCCCCCTAGAGGCAGTCTAGGGTGCTGGGACACTCGCACATGCCCATCATGTGGCTACCCTCAGAAGGAGGGGCTCCAGGGACAGTTAAAAGATTCAGAGAAAGGCATTCTTCCCCAGACCTCAGCCTACCCTGGCTTGGCGAGGCAAGGAACCGAGAAGTTGGAGGTGTCAAGTTTAGAAATGTCTCTACCTGAGCCACTTGGGGAGAGACATGGGGAACAGCAGAAAGCTAAGCTCCTTCACACTGGCAGTGAGACTCCGTGAGTAGAGCTCAGGGTCCTAGCCAGGAAGTGTCTAGACTGCCTATGCCATGCCTAGGCTGACCTGTCCAGGCAGACAGGGCACATGTGTGAAGGAACATCGGAGCATGCCCGTATGGAAAGAGGAAGGTCTGGGGAATGTCAGAGACCCCTGACAACAACATGAGCTGAGTCGGAAGCTGGAAGCTCATACCACCTGGAGCTGCAGCCTCCACGGACTGCTTCCTACTTCCGGAACAAGACTATGCCCACTCAGGGGCCCCCGAAGAGGCTTCTGGGTTCTCTCAACTCCACTTCCATCACCACCTCTCACCTCGGACTGGCCACCAACCAGACAGGGTCTTGGTGCCTGCATGTGTCTATCCCAGATGGCCTCTTCCTCAGCCTGGGGCTGGTGAGCCTGGTGGAGAACGTGTTGGTTGTGGTAGCCATCACCAAAAACCGCAACCTGCACTCGCCCATGTATTACTTCATCTGCTGTCTGGCCCTGTCTGACCTGATGGTGAGTGTGAGCATCGTGCTGGAGACCACTATCATCCTGCTGCTGGAGGCAGGCATCCTGGTGGCCCGCGCGGCTCTGGTGCAGCAGCTGGACAATGTCATCGACGTGCTCATCTGTGGCTCCATGGTgtccagtctctgcttcctgggtgtcATCGCCATAGACCGCTACATCTCCATCTTCTACGCGCTGCGTTACCACAGCATTGTGACACTGTCCCGGGCACGAAGGGCCGTCGTGGGCATCTGGGTGGTCAGCATCGTCTCCAGCACCCTCTTCATCACCTACTACAAACACACGGCCGTCCTGCTCTGCCTCGTCACTTTCTTCCTAGCCATGCTGGCACTCATGGCAATTCTGTATGTCCACATGCTCTCTCGAGCGTGCCAGCATGCTCAGGGCATTGCCCGGCTCCACAAAAGGCGGCACTCCATCCGACAAGGCTTCTGTCTGAAGGGCGCCGCCACCCTTACTATCCTTCTGGGGATTTTCTTCCTGTGCTGGGCCCCTTTCTTCCTGCACCTCTTGCTCATCGTTCTCTGCCCTCAGCACCCCACCTGCAGCTGCATCTTCAAGAACTTCaacctcttcctcatcctcattaTCCTCAGCTCCATCGTGGACCCCCTCATCTACGCTTTTCGAAGCCAGGAGCTCCGCATGACACTCAAGGAGGTGCTGCTGTGCTCGTGGTGAGCAGAGAAGTGGCTTTCGGTCTCACGGCCAGGACGCTGGGCAGAGGGTGACAGTGATATCCAGTGGCCCACATCCTGTTGAGATCACAGGTACTCATCCCTTCCTGATCTCCCTTTGTCTAAGGGTGGACTGGATGAACtttaaaatagaaacacaatGTGCCCGGGGCCAGGAGAAAGGGTAGCTGTGACTGCAGGGTCACCCAGGGCGGCCATGGGAAGTGGAGGAAACAGGGATGGGGACTCTATCCCTGGGCAAGGGTCAAACCATAGGCTCCTGGAGAGCTTCACCTCTCCACACTGACAAGGCAACCCCTACTCAGCCCTTCGGGTCATTCAGCTTGGGCCCTCTGCTGCTGGGACAGACAGGAAGTCTCTAAGTTAAAAGAATAACAGACAAGAGCTGTggtggaacattctttctggagGAGGCTTCTGATAGGAAGATTTGTGGCCACAAAAACCCAGCCAGAGCCATGCTGTAGACTGCTTAAGGAAGTGAGGCCCCTCCTCAACACACGGATCAGAATTGTAAAATGTGCATCTTGAACAAGGGACCTGCCCATTTGCCCAAGCGGTGTGGGACTGACTTAAAGACCCATAGTACGGCTCATGGGAATCCAAAGAGGTGGGGACCCAGCTGCCCAAACCCACAGGCTACTGTTTCAAGtgcctcctctggcctcaggaGGGACTGTTGGCTTATCACTGACCACAGCCTGTGGCTCTGAGCCAGGATGCAGTTGAAATGCTAAGGTTGGATGGAGCCTCTTCACCATCTTCCCTAGCTCTCTCCAGAAGTTGAAGTTTGGGtgggaggacagggagaggagtCACGTTAGGGAGAGGTGAGTCTCAGAGGCCACAGTCCTAAAGGGCACCAAGTACCCCCCAATCAGGCCCTCTTGGCTTCCTCTCTCTGACTACAAACTCCAGCTCAGAGCAAGCAGCTGTGGGTTCCCCTTGCCTCTACGGTGACAAGACTCTCTTTGTTCAGGCTCCTTccagtgcatgcacacacagtagcAGGACCGCAGCATCTCAGCCCCTGATATGACCCATCCGTAACCTTGGCCAGAGCCTGTCCCTTTCCTGCCCCCATTGTGTAGCACCTTCATCCTACTTTGAGTTGCCCCGAGAATCCCAGAGGTGGAGAGACCCTGAAGCACCTGTAGTGTGGACCAGGGGCTGAGATCTATTTCTATGGGACACTGCCCTTGTGGGAGGAGGTCGGGTGGTCTCAGGGCTCTGCCAGCCTTGGGAAGTATTCAGACAAGGCCTCTCAGGATAGAGGAGAGCTCAGGAGTATATGAGTCTTGGGAGAGTGGTACCGGGGTGAACCAAGAAGCTTCTGCAGTGGAAGGGCGGACCCCTGCGCCTTTCTGCGCTACAACCCAGGATTCCGGCAGCAGAGTCTTTCTTGAGTCCCTCCCCATGGATGCTGGACACTCATTTGTCATCCTCCTTAGGGTGGCCTCAGTCTGGGCTGAGATGCCCTCAACCATCAAGTCAGGAAGTGGCACCAGGCCAGGCCCTAGCCATACTGTCAGCTCTAGCCTTGCTGGACTGGGGTTGGAAGCTGGTTCCCGGCAGGGCCATCCCTTACTGGAACACAGGACCGTGAGTCAGCCTTTATCCTGACACCATAGCACTCTGGGGACACAGAGAGCTCTGGCCTGATGTCATCCATCAGGGAGGCATCCCAGGCCTCTGGATGCTTCCAAGCATCTTCCCTGTCCAGACAAGGAGACAGCCAGATGCTCGCCCAATACTTCTTGAGCCAGGCCATCTGGAAACCAACCACAGAAAGGCACAGCATGGACACATCgtgggggaggggcatctctTGAGAACAAAAGACCCATTTCTAAACTCGGCTAACTTGGATGCTTATCCTCAGAGAAAGTTGTAGGCACAGTCACTCTACCCAGCACGCACCCGGGTGTGCAAGCTGGACGAAGGCGCCtgcaggtgttttgttttgttttgttttgttttgttttgttttagctttttATCGGCTCTTGTGAAATGGATGTTTGTGGACCGTCCAAGTGTAGTACTATTGTCTCAGAGTCTTCCCAGAGAATTTCTGTCATTGAAATATCAAAGAGTCCTCATAAGGTGTCACTGATCCTAGGTAAATATTAAATCAGCACTGTATGTGAACACCTTGCATGTCCTCTTTTGACCGTTTGACTCTGCTTCTCCTCCACACACAGTCTCCTTACCTAGGtagcccccccccccgtcccaCCCCCGCTCACTCCATACCCCCTCTTT from Rattus norvegicus strain BN/NHsdMcwi chromosome 19, GRCr8, whole genome shotgun sequence encodes the following:
- the Mc1r gene encoding melanocyte-stimulating hormone receptor, with translation MPTQGPPKRLLGSLNSTSITTSHLGLATNQTGSWCLHVSIPDGLFLSLGLVSLVENVLVVVAITKNRNLHSPMYYFICCLALSDLMVSVSIVLETTIILLLEAGILVARAALVQQLDNVIDVLICGSMVSSLCFLGVIAIDRYISIFYALRYHSIVTLSRARRAVVGIWVVSIVSSTLFITYYKHTAVLLCLVTFFLAMLALMAILYVHMLSRACQHAQGIARLHKRRHSIRQGFCLKGAATLTILLGIFFLCWAPFFLHLLLIVLCPQHPTCSCIFKNFNLFLILIILSSIVDPLIYAFRSQELRMTLKEVLLCSW